The DNA segment CGTAGCCCTGCCTCAGAAAATACGGCGAACACCACCGTAAGATTGTCGACAGGTTTCGGCACCACGGTTTTCCCtggggcgaaagcctgcccctcaACCAACGCTCCGGAGCTGACCAGCTtcgccagctcgacgtcgtccacaagagagacccccCCCCCAGAAAGGCGGTGCTGTCATCATCGACTCGGCCGGGATCTGGCCCTTTCGCCGAAGTAGGGTTTGGCTTACGTGGGGCCATGGCAAACGGTGCGTTGGCGGTGGCGAAAAAAGAGATTCGGCGAAACGCCTGAGGGGTCGAAAGATGCTGTGAAGGGAAGAGACGGAGAAAGAGAGCGCGCGCGGTAAAATGGCAAGTGTggcggtgaaaaggaaagagcAGCGGGGATATATAGCCCGCCCAGGCGAccgttcgcctacccaccagtaataaagcgccacgtgtcgcaagggtaggcgaaacggtaaattcccatcgacCGAGCGGCACAGTAAAAAGCCCAAGATAGGAAAGCCCAATACTGTTCCGTTCGGCccaggaaaaaagaatatatatataaccatcaATCGCACGAGGCGAAGCGTGGCAAAATAATACCAGCCACACAAAAAACAAACTTCATTCGCAGGaataatgtaggtttcggcaggagcatcggtcgaaagggggcgccgcataccataccacatggtttgcacggtctcagCCGAAGCTCCAGTCTCACCCTTgtccgtgaggggcttgttggcggatggcatgaggcccttcgaccaaacctgccgaaacccttggcgaaggctatggagcaagaacggcgcaAGGCGAAGAGTAGCGCCAGGTCAGAGGCATCTCAGGTGAAGGGTGCGAGGCGAAGACTGTCTGCCGAAGGAGGATGACTTCGCCTTGACgagttcgcccccgcgagggccgaggaAACCTTGCCGGCCCATCAGGCCGGCGATCGCtggacggcccatcaggggcccatgagcccccataacattatgtaccctgtaaatgtcccttttgtaagggtaatcatgtaaattcccctgtacaacctaaacccaggtagtaagaacctgtaatggggctataaatagtcccctagggccatgtaatggggggatccaaagtgaaattcaaaatttagtacaCTTCATTttcccaaccactgttgagtaaccacgtccttcgatGTATGCAgatgtcgtttcgacaacagatagatagataaattTAATAGTGTAAAATAAATgcccaccaatttaagtaaaaatcaacggtgagattagatagtgccatgtgACGACTTAGGAGCGTatgtaggagtgccacgtggcggtttaaaagcgtttgtaggaagtttaatggacttttagtatatagcAAGGAAGATAGCCCGCGTATTCGTGCGGACATGTACCATAGGCTGTGTTTGAAACGTTATAATGACATAATATGAACAGGAGAATATTTTTGCAATTATAAATCAGAAAGGAAGCCTACACAGATATACGAGaacttattttttattaagTACAAGAAATGCTAAAAGAAATCATATATCACTACATACACGGTAAAGGATTGTAAAATATCctacaataataaaaaaataaatatattttctgtAAAATAGACGGTAGATTTTAATATACTACTAATGTGATAGGAATGTCCCTCAGATTTACATAAAAATCCCATTGTCCTGGTAGATTTGTGGTGGAGAATAGACGATATTTGTATAGGAAATTAGTACTAAGTACTTCTCAAATTTTAATGGATTATATACAATATTATGTATTTCAAATGAGTGGGGTTAATCATTCGacactactttaaaaaaatatagctaaagAGATGTACCACCATTGGAATATCCAAAAGACCATATCACTATTTACATTTTGATAAAGATTTATACTTTAGCGTCAGATTTGTTTCCACCATATGTCATATAGCTATAGGAGACACATTTACTAATTCTAAGAATGTACTTATTTTCACAAACTTAATTACACTAACTAATTCGCTAGAGTGCACTTACATCAATTATACCCACTGCATTTGAATTTCTAtcaactataaaaaatataatacaagTCGTTTTATGCGTATTTTACTAGATTGTTCATGTTTTGCCAATACTACTTGGCAAATAAAATACATAATTGTCGTGATGAAATAAGGGGTTGTATCGCAGAAAAAAAACTGTTTAAAatcttatttatatattttttttacaacatcAATCATGTATGCCTCGAACTCCTCAAATAGCAATcaaaaagttttgaaaattttcagataCTTTTAGAATCCCAATCACACCCCAAATAAATCTAAAAAGATTCACTTAAAAACCAAAGCTAAATTCTGTTGTTTTATTATAGCAAAACCACTTGCGAaaacttaatttaatttttctcatcTATCTAGTATTTGTGCTTCTCACTCCTCAAATAAGAacaaaaaagttttgaaaaattccaaatactttgagaatctcaatctctcccaaaattaaataaacctaAATAGATGTACTTAAAAACAATGCTAggttttgttattttaatttttacatatgTGATTCAAATTAACGTTGTATATTTGTCgagtgatatttgacaccataaaatataatatgaatttaTTTGAAACATTATTATCACATTAACTATTACTTGTTGGCATCATTTTTCATGATATATTTAGCACTACAATATAACCATCATAAGCCATCAAtggtttatttaatttaatgaaTGCTCTGATATTTTATCTATTAgagatttaatttaattaacggtcggacgtttttctttttttcctctgaatttctaggatttatataatttattagagcgccacgtgacaACGTAAAAGCATTTGTACCTTTAACagaattttagtatataatagatttctaGGGTTTCTCTATGAGAGCCACATAGCAATATAAGAGCGTTTGCAGAAAGTTTAATATAGAAGATGGTTTAAACAACattgatcaaatatttattatggattttaatttaaataaatatatttatatttgtgaagtaatatattgtGTCTTTATATcgtagaaaatcatatttttaggACCATCGAGTTTTATagatgtatgtttttttttatgtacatgCGTATGGTTTTTTTCTTCCGGCGAACATTAGTAAAgctttgttgttttgttttcaatCATGTATATACGGACGAACAACATTAGCGTTTGTATCTTATCAACTCGTACGTACGGCAGAACGATTGTAGCGCTGGTATGTTATAAACAtgaggaaattattatttttttaataatagatctaatctaatggtgtaaaataacaggtccaccaatttaagtaaaaatcaacggtgagattagatagtgccatgtggTGATTTAGGAGCATTTGGAAGAGTGCCATGTGGTGGCTTAatagtgtttgtaggaagtttaatagacttttatattagtatataataggtagatagataggtagatagatagataatggAGAATGCTGCTCCTCGGGCGCTGGGGGGAAGGGGGGCAGGAAAAATCGGACACCCCCTGACACGCGCGCGCGAAGGTCCATAGGGCCCCATCACATCTTCTCTACCACACTACCACTTGTCCCCACCATGCATGACGTTGTAACAAATTagccacatattttggaaaccctctgtTAAggaaatttgatttatttttttccaccaaaaatgtttcacctagtgtactcacaatgtttcactgtgtatagatctaatgttgcaatgAATGAAAtattctattgcaacaaaaaaacccacatattttggaaaccccctattaagagaatttggtttattttttgtttcaccaaaaaatgtttcacctagtgtatagatcaaatgttgcagtgaactgaaacattctttcgctatttgttgaaacattgtttttatataaggtgaaacaacacccggtttaaacgagtgaaacattttcgatctacttagtgaaacaattccgatatacctgatggaacatcgtgcaatattttaaaaaattcaataataagctaatttttttcatcggaatatatccatgtgtggtattattttgaagatttaattgcaacgaatttagtggtgcaatcggatcatgatttggataagtaatttaagagaaaaatcagtttaaagtagttttgcacctAAATCGGGCGCGCTCGATTTTTGAAGATTTTGATCAGGCGACCGATCTCTAGTCATCCCCGTATAAAACAGCGAGAATAGTAAGGTGGTGCTTGGATCCAGAGACTTAATTTTaatctctgtatttagacactaatttagagtattaaatatagactacctacaaaactaattacataaatgaaaactaatttGCTAAACAagttttttaagcctaattaatccataattagagaatgtttactgtagcattacatagtctaatcatagattaattaggctcagtagattcgtctcgcgaattagtccaagattatggatgggttttattaataggctacgtttaatatttataattagtgtccaaacatctgatgtgatagggacataaaagttttagtcccatttAAACAGGATCTAAATAACATGTGACAAATTAATGCCTAAAACTCTAGTTCTCGAAGGCCCATTCGCTCTCCTTacggatctcctcctcctcctctggtgTGAAATCGTTGACGATCCCGAACGTGTCCCTGATCTCCTGTACCGTCTTGCCCTTGATCAAGTCAGCCGTGTGTTGGCACGCAAGATCAAGTAGAGACGGCACGTTCAAGTAGTTGGCGGCCAAGATCAGGCCGAACAGCATCGTGTTGTCGACATCGATGAAGCTGGCATCGAAGCTCTTCAGCTCCTGATCCTTCACGGCGACATCctcggccgtggcggcggcggcgtgtttCTTGCAGTACTCGAGCACCTTGGCGAGGACGTTGGAGGCGACGTTAGGGAGAGGGACGCCGTTCTCCGTGCAGTCGTCCTCGATCATGTTGCTCACTAGCTTCGACatgctcgcctccgcctccgtcaccTGGAAGTGCTGCCCGTTCGAGCTGATCAGAAGGATCTTGctgtcgccggcgtcggctccCTCGTTTGCTGCCGCCATTGATGTTGGTTTGTTTCTCGTCGAACACGCGGGGCCGGTGGATTGCTGTTGAGCTTGAACACGGACGGACGGGACGAACTCGCTAGCTGATCGATTGGTTGCGCGCGGTGAGCTGAACGGTTGAAACAACGTTAATTGGTGCTTGGCGATCGAGCTGTTTGGTGCTTTGTGTATTTATTGCGAGAACCAGGCCGAGCAACTCCGATTCG comes from the Oryza glaberrima chromosome 9, OglaRS2, whole genome shotgun sequence genome and includes:
- the LOC127784957 gene encoding SKP1-like protein 5, giving the protein MAAANEGADAGDSKILLISSNGQHFQVTEAEASMSKLVSNMIEDDCTENGVPLPNVASNVLAKVLEYCKKHAAAATAEDVAVKDQELKSFDASFIDVDNTMLFGLILAANYLNVPSLLDLACQHTADLIKGKTVQEIRDTFGIVNDFTPEEEEEIRKESEWAFEN